The genomic interval CGCAGGCAATCCACCGCGACACCCATGAACACGGCTCCCCCGCAGTCCACTGATCCAAAGGTCTCGTCAGGAGAGGCGCAGGGTGTGGCCGCGGTGTCCCGTCCATACGTAGCCGCGGTCCTGGTACCGGGAGGTGATGCGGTGGAATTCGTGGTTTCCCCCGACCATATGTCTCAGGCCACCGAGGTAGCGGGCGATAACGGCCTCCTTGCGGGAAAGGTTGTCGCAAAGGTGCACGAATTCCTGCTCGGTGTCGGCCAGCAGGGTGCGTATCCGTTCCAGTGCTTCGCCAATGCTCTTCTCCTCCCGGCCCAAGAGGATCCACATGCTGTTCATGGGCTCACGTAGCTCGTATTCCTTGGGGAAGGAGTAGACGTCGTTCACCAGCACCATGTGCCAGATGGCGAGGTCGGTGACCCTCTGGACGGGTGTGCCGGGCCCTAGGTAGGCGCTGACGTCGGCCTGGAGGGAATACTCGATGTTGATCACTGCCCAGTAGCCGAACAAGTCCGCCAGCCGGATCTTCCGGTATTCCTCCCAGTCCAGGATGCGGTCCGCATGCCGCGTGTCCGCGTCCTGCGCGCACCCGTCGATGACATCCTTCCAGGACTGGAGGTAGCGGCGGGCAACGCCCGGCGACATCTGCGGAAGCACTACGGCCAGGGAATCGTGCAGGGATTCCAGTACGGGGCTGGAGGGCGGTGGTGGGGATCCGTCGAGGACCTTGAGGTAGGCGTCCCGAAGCAGCTCGGCACGCTGCTTGTCTCCTCGCACCTGCGGATCGTTGAACGTGTCATCCACCAAGGTGGTGACGACCATGGTGGTCATCAGGTTGAAGGCCCGGTCCGCGGGCGTATCCGGGTAGCAGAGCAGCCCCCACAAGGTGAGCCGCTGGCGCAGATATGCCTCGGTCTTGTCCTCGGAACGTAGATACCGCAGGAGGTAGGGCCGCGCCCACTGTGCGCACGCGTGCTCCAGTTCGTCGGCTTGCTCGTGCACGCGGTGCGGAATCGATGTGGTGAGGGACGACGCGTTCAGCACCGACCCTGCGGGCAGGACGATGTCACTCAGTTTCCGCACGTTCGGCTCCTCCGCTCGACTGCTTTCCGTACCCCCGTCGGCCCCTGATGGCTCTCAACGCCCTGGTCGCCGGTGGGCTCTGTGCAGTCGTCGTGCACCCCTTCCCCGATTCTTCCCTCAACCGGTACCCCGGCCTCGGCGCGCAGGTCGCGGCGCAGCTCCTTCGGCAGGGAGAACGTGATCGACTCCTCGGCCGCCTTGACGATCTCCACGTCCTCGAAGCCGCTCTGGGCGAGCCACTCCAGGACGCCCTCGACCAGGACCTCGGGGACGGACGCGCCGGAGGTGAGGCCGGCCGTCGTCACGCCCTTCAGCCACGCCTCGTCGATCTCGTCCGCGAAGTCCACCAGGTGGGCGTCGCGCACGCCCGCGCCGAGGACGACCTCGACCAGGCGGTCCGAGTTCGAGGAGTTCTTGGAGCCGACGACGATGACCAGGTCCGCGTCCGCGCCCATCTGCTTCGCCGCGATCTGGCGGTTCTGCGTTGCGTAGCAGATGTCGTCGCTCGGCGGGGAGACGAGCAGCGGGAACTTCTACTTCAGCGCGTCCACCGTCTCCATGGTCTCGTCGACCGAGAGCGTCGTCTGGGAGAGCCAGTCGACCTTCGACTCGTCGCGGACCTCGACGCCCGCCACGTCCTCGGGGCCGTCGACCAGCGTGATGTGGTCGGGGCCTCGCCGGAGGTGCCGATGACCTCCTCGTGGCCCTCGTGGCCGATCAGGAGGGTGCCGTAGTCCTCGCCTACGAACCGGACGGCCTTCTTGTGCACCTTGGTGACCAGGGGGCAGGTCGCGTCGATGGTGGCGAGCTTCCGCTCCCGGCCGCCTCCGCGTGCACGGTCGGCGCCTCGCCGCGCGCCGAGAACATGACGATCGAGCCCTCGGGGACCTCCGTCGTCTCGTCGACGAAGATCGCGCCCTTCTTCTCCAGGGTCTGCACGACGTACTTGTTGTGGACGATCTCGTGCCGGACGTAGATCGGCGACCCGTACTGCTCCAGGGCCCTCTCGACGGCGATCACGGCGCGGTCCACACCCGCGCAGTAGCCACGGGGCGCAGCCAGCAGGACGCGGCGGGGGAAAGGAGCCGTGGTGGGTGGTGTCGTTCATGAGGTCCTCGTGACGGCTTGGTCGGCCAGGCGGCGCAGGGCATCCGTGGCCGCCGGGGCGATGGGCGCGCTGTCCAGTGCGGTCAGGGCCTGTTCGTACCGTTCGGTGATCATGGTGTTGACAGTGTGGTCGGCGCCGGTGTCCTGAATGATGCGGCGGGCGGTTTCGGCCTGGTGGTCGGTGAGGGTGGGGCAGCCCAGGAAGAGGCGCAGCTGGTCGGCCTGGGCAGGTGTGGCGTGTTGGAGGGTGAGGGCGATGAGGGCGGTGGCTTTGCCTTCGCGCAGGTCGTCCAGGGCGGGTTTGCCCGTCGTCTGCGGGTTGCCGAACACGCCGAGGAGGTCATCGCGGAGCTGGAAGGCTTCGCCCAGGGGGATCGCGTAGGCCGACAGGGCATCCTGCAGGGCTTGGTCGGCGCCTGCGAGGGCGGCACCGAGTTGGAGGGGTCGCTCGATGGTGTATTTCGCGGTCTTGTAGTGGATGACGGTGAGCGCGCTGTGAAGGTCGGCGGTTTCCTGCCCGGTGTGGACGAGGTCGAGGTACTGGCCGAGGGTGACCTCGGTGCGCATGGCGTCGAGCAGGGGGCGGATCCGCTGGAGCTGGGCGGGGGTGGGGTTGCCGGCGTGCAGGAGTTCGTCGGACCACACCAGGGCGAGGTCGCCGATCAGGATGGCGGCTCCTTCCCCGAACCGGTCCGCAGCTCGCCCTGTTTCGTCCCGGAGGCCGGTGCCGGGCGGGTGCTGGCGGTAGTGGTCGGCCTGCGCACGGTGAACGGTGGGCTGCCCGCGCCGGGTGGCGGAGTGGTCCATGACGTCGTCGTGGATGAGGCAGAAGGCGTGAAAGAGTTCCAGGGATGCCGCGAGATGGTGGGCGGTTGCGGGGTGGCCGGTGGCACCGGCGGCGTGCCAGCCCACCATCGCCAGCAGCGGGCGGATCCGCTTCCCCCCGGCATCCACGAACCCCTGCAGAGGCTGCACCAGGTGTGCCAGGTGTCTGCCGGCCGCGGTCGATTCCGTTTTGCGGGCCAGGAAACGGCCAAGTACGTCCTCAACAGGCTCCAGCAGACGGCGCAGGTCCAGCATCGGGGTCGGCGCGGAGGTGCGGGGCGAGGCATTCATGAGGCGGGATCCTCATCAACAGGGGTGGGAGAAGGCAGGCGGAGGGCTTCTTCCAGCAGTGCGTCGACGATCTTCGACTCGGGGACGGTGCGGACGACTTCGCCACGGACGAAGATCTGGCCTTTGCCGTTGCCGGAGGAGACCCCGAGGTCGGCTTCGCGTGCTTCGCCAGGGCCGTTGACGACGCAGCCCATGACGGCGATGCGCAAGGGATGGGGGAAGCCGTCGAAGGCGGCTTCCACTTGGGCGGCGAGCTTGTGGATGTCGACTTGGAGGCGGCCGCAGCCGGGGCAGGAGACGATCTCCAGTTTGCGGGGGCGCAGCCCCAGGGAGGCCAGGATGTGGTTGCCGGCCTTGACCTGCTCGACCGGGGGTGCGGAAAGAGACACACGGATCGTGTCCCCGATGCCCTCCCCGAGGAGGATCCCGAAGGCGACCGCCGACTTGATGGACCCCTGGAACGCGGGGCCCGCCTCGGTGACGCCCAGGTGCAACGGGTAGTCGCAGCGTGCGGCGAGGAGCCGGTAGGCGGCGATCATCGTGAGCGGGTCGTGATGCTTGACCGCGATCTTCAGATCCGTAAAGCCGTGCTCCTCGAACAGGGAACACTCCCAGAGCGCGGATTCCGCCAAGGCCTGGGGGGTGGCTTTGCCGTGCTTGGCCAGGAGGCGGGGGTCGAGGGACCCGGCGTTCACCCCGACCCGGATCGGCACCCCGGCAGCCTGCGCCGCAGCAGCGATCTCTTTGACCTTGTCGTCGAACTTCTTGATGTTGCCGGGGTTGACGCGGACGGCGGCGCAGCCGGCGTCGATGGCCTGGAAGACGTAGCGGGGCTGGAAGTGGATGTCCGCGATGACGGGGATCGGGGATTTGGCGGTGATGGCGGGGAGGGCGTCGGCGTCGTCCTGGGTGGGGACGGCGACTCGGACGATGTCGCACCCGGCGGCGGTGATCTCAGCGATCTGCTGGAGGGTGGCGTCCACATTGGCGGTGTTGGTGGTGGTCATGGTCTGGACGGAGACCGGTGCGCCGCCGCCGACGGGGACATCGCCGACGTGGATTCGCCGGGTGGGGCGGCGCACCGGAGTGGTGGGAGACGGGGTGGGGAGGCCGAGGTCGATGGTGGGCATCTTCAGTCCCCCTTCCTGGTGTGGCGGACAGGGGCAGGGGTAGCGGTGTGGAGGTGTTCGCGGGCGTGGTGGCGCGCCCAGGCATCGGTCGCATTCACGGCTTCAAGCGTCAGATCGTGATCCGGAATGGGGACGTGGTGGGTGAGTACGTGCTCGATGGTCTGGGTGATGGCGGTGAAGGGAATGGCGCCGGCGAGGAAAGCGGCGACGGCTTCTTCGTTGGCAGCGTTGTAGACCGCCGGGGAGCTACCGCCCAGGCTCCCTGCGTGGCGGGCCAGCACGAGGGCAGGGAAACGGTCCGTATCCACCGGCTCGAACGTCCAGGTGTGAGACCCCGTCCAATCGCACGGTGCGATCACACTGGGTGGCGGGCGCTGCGGCCAGGCGAGGGCGGTGGCGATGGGCAGGCGCATGTCGGGTGGCGCGGTTTGGGCGAGGGTGGAGCCGTCGGCGTACTCGGCCATCGAGTGCACCACGGACTGGGGGTGGGGGTGGATGACGGCGGTGATGCGGTCGTAGCCGAGGGCGAAGAGGGCCTGGGCTTCGATGATCTCCAGGCCCTTGTTGACCAGGGTGGCGGAGTTGACGGTGACGAGCGGGCCCATCCGCCACGTCGGGTGGTCAAGGGCCTGTGCGGGGGTGACCGCGGCGAGTTGCTCGGCGGTGTGGGTGCGGAAGGGGCCGCCGCTGCACGTCAGGATCAGGCGCTGGATGCCGTGGGTGGGGCAGCCGTACGCCCAGCCGGGCAGGCACTGCATGATCGCGCTGTGTTCGGAGTCCACCGGCACGAGCTGGCCTGGCCTCGCCGCCCGGGCGATCAGCGGGCCCCCGGCGACCAGTGATTCCTTGTTCGCCAGGGCCACCAGGCTCCCGGCTTCCAGGGCGGTGAGGGTGGCCGGGAGGCCTGCCGCGCCGGGCAGCGCGTTGAGCAGGACGTCGCACGGCCACCCTGCCGCCGCCGACAGCCCCTCTGTCCCCGGCAGCATCACCGGCAAGGGGTGACGCGGTGTTCCTGCCGCCCGCGCCAGGGCGGCGAAAGCAGCGGTGAATGCCTCGACAGCGGACGGGTCGGTGACAGCCACCGCGCGGGCGCCGGTGCGCAGGGCCTGGCGGGCCAGCAGCCCGGGGTTCGCCCCGCCCGCTGCCAGCACCACCGCACGGAACCGGCTCGGGGACGCAGCGATGACGTCGATGGCCTGGGAGCCGACCGAACCTGTCGCACCCAGGACCACGACCGACCTCACCTCGCTGTTCCCGCCCAGGACACGGGAGGCCACCGGCTGGGAAGCCCTGTTCCGGCGCACCCGCTCCGGCATCACGGGCCCAGGCGCGGGGGTAAGGGATTCGTACATGCTCTGTGCACCATTGCCCGCGGGGCCGGACGGCCTGGAGTGCAGCGGGGCGGCGGTGCTTGCTGCCTCGGCAACAGCGGCAGGGGCAGGTGCGGGATCACGGTGGGCTGGTGGCCGGGCGGTCCTGCTGGGGGTGTGGAGGAAGACGGGACAGGTGAACATCACTGCCCCCCGCTGTCATGGGTGGGGGGGTTGGCGCGGGCGCGCAGGACGGAGTGGATGATCCCCTGGGCGGTGAGCCTGGTGGCGGTGAGGATGTCGGTGCGGGTGCCGTGGGCGAGGAACCGTCCTGGCAGGCCGAGGATGCGCACCGGGACGCGGGAGCCCGTGTCGGCCACCGCCCGGGCTACCGCGGTGCCCACGCCGCCGGCGCGGGTGTTGTCCTCGACCGTCACCGCCAGCCGGTGCTGCGTGGCGAGCTCGGTGAGTCCGGGCGGCACGGGCAGCACCCAGCGGGGATCAGCCACGGTGACACCGATCCCTTGCCCTTCCAGGTAGCGGGCGGCTTCTACTGCCGGGCCGGCCAGTGGGCCGATCGCTACCAGCAGGACGTCCCGGGTACGGGACCGGTGCAGGACATCGACGGGGCCCAGCCGGGTGCAGGCCGGAATATCGTCGGTGACGGCAGCTTTGGCGAAGCGCAGCGCGGTCGGGCCGGTGGTGTGGGTGACGGCTTCGGCCAGGAGCTCGCGCAGGCGGGCGGCGTCGCGGGGAACGGCCACCCGCATACCGGGGACGGCACCGAGGAGGGTCAGGTCCCACATCCCGTGATGGGAGGGCCCGTCGGGTCCGGTGACCCCGGCCCGGTCCAGGACGAAGGTGACCGGCAGCCGGTGCAGGGCGACGTCCATGAGGACCTGGTCGAAGGCCCGGCCCAGGAACGTGGCGTAGATGGCGACGACAGGGTGGAGGCCGCCCAGGGCCAGGCCGGCGGCGGAAGTGACCGCGTGCTGCTCGGCGATCCCGACATCGAAGAACCGGTGCGGGAACCGCTCCGCGAATCGGGCCAGCCCGGTGGGGCCCGGCATCGCCGCTGTGATCGCTACGATCTCCTGATGCCGTTCCCCCAGCTCACACAGTTCACCGGCGAACACGCTTGTCCACGACGGAGTGCGGGCGGCTGTGCTGGGGCGGCCTGTTGCGGGATCGAGGATGCCGACGGCGTGCATGCAGTCCGCCGTATCCGCCTCGGCCGGGGCGTACCCGCGGCCTTTGACCGTCACCGCATGCACCACCACCGGACGGCGCAGGTTCCGCGCCATGGCCAGGGCCTCTTCCAGGGACGGCAGGTGATGACCGTCAACGGGCCCCAGGTAGGCGAAACCGAGCAGATGGAAGAGATTGCGGGTCACCGGCAGCACGGCCTCCTCCCCGCCGGCACTGGGTCCTGCGCTGCCGGACCCGCCATGGCCGTCACGGGTATTCCGACTGCCGCGGCTTCCGTTACTTCGGTCGGTATCGGGGGCGCTGCCGGGGCCGGTGGTGCGTCCACGCGTGCGCTGGTCAGCTTCGAGGAGCCAGTCCACGCTGTCAGGTGTAGTGGCGCGCAGGTGTTGGAGGTGGTCGGCGAGGGCGCCGATGGTGGGGGCGTAGGAGCGTGTGTTGTCGTTCAGGACGATGACGACGGGCCGGTCGGGGGCTCCGCCGAGGTTGTTGAGGGCTTCCCAGCACATACCGCCGGTGAGCGCCCCGTCGCCGATCACAGCGACCACCGCCCGGCCTGTGTCACCAGCGAGGTGGCGTGCCCTGGCCAGGCCGTCGGCGTAGGACAGGACGGTCGAGGCATGGGAGTTCTCGATCACGTCGTGCTCGGACTCCGCCCTGGAGAGGTAGCCGGAGGGGCCGCCCGCCTGGCGCAGCCGGTCGAAGCCTTCGGCGCGGCCGGTGAGGAGTTTGTGGACGTATCCCTGGTGGCCGATGTCGAAGAGGAGGGTGTCGTGGGGTGAGTCGAAGACCCGGTGCAGGGCGATGGACAGCTCCACCACACCGAGGTTCGGGCCCAGGTGCCCACCCGTCGCGCACACGGTGCCGATCAGGAACGCACGGATCTCCCCGGCCAGGGCTGTCAGGTCCTCGTAGGTGAGGGCGCGCAGGTCCTTCGGTGCGGTGAGGGCGGAGAGAAGGGGGAAGTGCGCGGGCGGGACACCGGGCGCGGTGACCGATACGGCCCGCCCGGCCGGTGCTGGCTTCCGCGATCCGGTACGCGGCTCGGGCGCCGTGCCAGGTGTGTGTGCGGGGCGGGGGCTCATCGGGCCCTCACCGCCGCCGGCAGCCCGAAGGTAACCGTCTCGGTCGTCGTGGTGTGCTCGGCGACCGTCACCGGTCCGAGGCCACCGAGCGCGGCGACCACGCCGTCGACCAGGCCCTGCGGGGCGGAGGCCCCGGCCGTCAGACCGACCGTGTCCGCATCCCGGATCCACTCCGGGCGGATGTCCCCGGCGTCATCGATCAGATACGCGGGGGTGCCGCCGCGCCGGGCCAGCTCGGCCAGGCGCACCGAGTTCGAGGAGTTCGCGGAGCCGACGACCAGCACCACGTCGGCCTGGGACGCCACTGCTTGGAGGGCGTGCTGGCGGTTGGTGGTGGCGTAGCAGATATCGTCCGACCCAGGTCCCCGGATACCGGGGAAACGCTTCTCCAGAGCGCTGATCACCTCAGCCGTCTCATCGAGAGCAAGGGTGGTCTGGGTCAGGTAGGACACCCGGGCAGGATCCGGGACCCGCAGGGTGGCCACGTCGGCGGGTGTCTGCACCAGGACGGTGTGCCCGGGTGCTTCGCCCAGGGTGCCTTCGACCTCCTCGTGCCCCGCATGACCGATCAGGACCACGGTGTCACCGCGGGCAGCGAACCGGCGCGCCTCCGCATGAACCTTCGTCACCAGCGGACACGTCGCATCCACCACCTCCAAACCCCGCCGGGAGGCTTCTTCGCGCACCTGTGGGGAGACACCGTGCGCGGAGAACACCACCACCGCCCCGTCCGGCACCTCATCCAGCTCCTCCACGAACACCGCCCCCCGCTCCTCCAGGTCCCGGACGACGTGGATGTTGTGAACGATCTGCTTCCGCACGAACACCGGACGCCCCGTACCGGCGTAACGTTCCAGCAGTGTCCCGACCACCTCGATCGCCCGGTCCACCCCCGCACACAGCGACCGCGGCGACGCCAGCAACACACGGCGCGGACGCACCGCCCGCACCCAGGCATCCAGCACTGCCTGTACCGGTCCTTCTGCCCTGAGCAGCCCGGCGGATGCCATCGCGCCCGCCGCCAGCACCACCGCAGCGCCGCCGGCCGGGACGGCGGTCTCAGATGCCGTCACCAGCCGGAAGTCGCTGGGGGTTCCTGCCGGCAGGAGCCGCACCGGGCCCGTGCGGGCCCGGAAGCCGTGACCGGCCAGCCCGCCCGCACCCGCCAGTAACGGCGCAGCAGGACACGGAACCACCGTCCCTTCAGGGCGCCGGACCTCGGTCGCCACCCACACCGCACCCGGGACTAGAACAGGCCCAAATCCAGCAACAGGAATAAAAGGAAGAGTGGAATACGTCATAACGGCCCGGCTTCCACCACACTGCGGTCGCAGGCGGTACAGGGATGAAGGACGGCTACCAGGGGGATCCGATGACCGGTGACCCGCCACGCCAAAGCCCGGCTGGGAATATTGCCGGCATGTGTGTGGCGGGATTTTTGTGAAGGGTGCCACGCCGGGGAAGAAGAGCACGCGGATCTCCGCGGGGGCGCTCCACCGGCACGGTGAACACCCAAGGGCGGGAACAGGCCACCGCCCTCCACTTCATAGTTGACCCCTGAACCAAGGGTGAGGAAGGCGCATACCGCCAGCGCCCAATAGAAAGATAAGCGCGGCCGCCGCACCACCGCGCACCCGAACACGCCGGTCGGCACACCGGTACACCCCCGGGACCCGCCACGAGATGAGGCGTCAGCATCCGGTCAGGGGGTCGCCGGGAGGGACGGCGCGGCGCAACCCGAGCCGGTGTGCCCCGGACTCAAGGAAGTCAGGTTCCTTTCCCGCCCCGTGCATTTTCACGACTGCTGAGCAGGCGGCGCACTGGTGACGGCGAGCTCTCCAAAGTGCGTTCATGCGCCCCGTGCTTACGCCTGTTCGCTCTACCGGTATTTGCTTTTGATGGAGGTGTGGAGCCCTTCATGTGCTGGGTGCCAAGTTTCGCGCGGGGCCCTGTCCCGTCCGAACGCGGGCTTGTGACATGACGTACGGGGCACCCGGCAGCTGGGAACGGAGCGTGACGATGGCCGGACCACAGGGGCCCAAGCCTCATCCGCAGGAACGGTGGTGCCGGGGTCGGCGTGCTCTGGTGTCTGGGGACGTCCCCCCCCCTGCGCCGAGACGGCCGGCGCCTGCTCGAGCGCGCTGCTCCCTGGCTGCGGTGACCTGATCGGCAGCACCGCACAAGTCGAGGTACGCGTCAGCCTCTATGCCTCCCTTGGAGGCCCCACTACCCCGAGCCTCACCAGCGTTCTTCCGCACGGTGCCTGAGGTCTCACGGCGCGCGGCCCGCGATCACACGGCCAGCCCGCCCTCGTGCTACTTCGGCAACCCAGCAGAGCGCAGCACCACAACGTCAGTGCGACGGCGCACCGACGATCTCCTCTGGAGGACACCGTGACATCGCTCCGTGGACGCAAGTCAGCGACGCTGGCCGGGATCGCCTTGCTGCCCACGGCCGTCATCCCTTTGGTGCTCACCGGCGAGTTCCCTGTGCTCTTCCCCTGCTGGAGCGCATCGCCGGAGCAGCTCGCCGTATGGTTCGCCGCCAACCATGACGCGGTCCTCGTCCAGAACTTCGCCTTCAGCCTCTCCTTGATCCTGCTCGTATGGTTCGCCGCCGGTCTGGCAGAAAGGCTCCGGGTGTCCCCGCAGCCCTCGCTGTCCGGTCAGCTCATCACCCCTCTGGCGATCGTTGTCGCCGCTGCCTACCTCGTGTGCAACAGCCTGTGGACGATGGCGGTGGTCGGTGTGCGCACGGTCCCCATGAGCGACGCTCTCATCGCCTACAGCGCCCGTGCCGCGATCGTTGTCTGGCTCATCGCCGAGCCCGTCTGCGCTGCCGTGCTCTTCGCCGCCGCCGTGGCGATCTTCCGTGCCCAAGTGTTGCCCCAGTGGCTGGCCTGGTCCGCTCTCGTCATCGCCGTGCCGAATCTCCTGGTCACCTTCGCTGTACTGGTGAAGGACGGGTGGCTCGCGCCCATCAGTCTGGCCACCTTGCTTCCGTTCAACCTCTTCATGCTGTGGGCGGTGGCCGCAGCCGTGCGGATGCTCTTTCCGGACGTCTCGGCTCCTGCTTCCCGCGGCACCGCCCGCGGGGAGAGACCGCGCGGCGAGCAGCCCATCTGACCTCAAGCTGGTGGAGGCGATATGACCGCGCTCGTTACTGATCCGCCGAATGCGGTTGCCCTGTGCAGACAGGTCACCACCGTGCTCGACGGCTTCTTGGAGCACAAGGCCAGTGTCGCCGCGAAACTGCGGATGCCCGTCGAGGTGACCCAGTATCTGTGTGACTTCCTGGCCGTCGGCGGGAAGCGATTGCGGCCCCTGCTGTGTGAGGGGCTGGCAGGCCGGCGGCGGCCTCGGCACCCCGGAGACGGTGATCAAGGCTGCGGCGGCACGTGGGAGTCAGCCGCGCGATCCTCCTCGGCGACCTGGCACTGGCCTGGTCGGACGCGCTCCTGCACGCCGCCGGCCTCACCCCCCCCGCCAGCTTGCCGTGGTACTGCCGCTGATCAATGACATGCGCAGTGAGGTGATGTACGGCCAGTACCTGGACGTCACCGCCGCCGGCCGTCCCACCGCGGATGTGGAGCGGGCGCTGCGCATCGTCCGGTGCAAGACCGCCAAGTACACCGTGGAGCGCCCCTTGCAGATCGGGGCCGCCCTCGCGGGCGCCCCGCGCGCGGCGCGCGAGGCACTGAGTGCCTATGCCCTGCCTGTCGGCGAGGCGTTCCAGCTGCGTGATGACCTCCTCGGCGTTTTCGGCCCCCCTGAGGTGACTGGCAAGCCGTCGCTGGACGATCTGCGCGAGGGCAAGCACACCGTCCTGGTCGCACTGGCACTCCAGCGCGCCGATGCCCACCAGCGTCGAGTCCTGCGCTCCCTGCTCGGCAGCCCTCGCCTCGACGAGGCGGGGGCTGACCGCATTCGCGAGCTGCTCACTTCCACCGGCGCCCGCAACGAAGTGGAGAACATGATCAGCACTCTCCGGACGCAGGCACTGCGTGTTCTGAAGACCGCGCCGTTCCCGTCCGGCGCCACCGCTCACCTGCGGCAGCTCACCGATGCCGCCACCGCGAGAACCTCGTGACCCCCATGGGGGATCACCATGTCGCCGCGTGTGATGACCAGGCACGACCATAGGGAGGTAACGGTATGGCCAGCGCGCCGGAAACCGAACGCGACCGCCGCGGCGATTTGTCGATCTCGTGGTACGACGTGGCGATGGTGGCCTTGGTCGACGGCCCGCAGCGGGCCGCCTGCCTGGACTGGCTTGCCGGGCAACGCCGCCAGAACGGCGCCTGGGGTGCGGAGGGGACCGTCAGCTGGCACGACACCTACGTCGCGACCTACGCCGCCGCGGTGGCCTTTCACGCGGCCGGACACGTCACCATCGCCGAGGAGGCGGTCAACGCCCTCTCCGGCATCCGCACGGACACCCCCGGGTGCGAGACCCTGACGTTCGGGGGTCTCGTCGACACCCTCGACAGAATCGCCACGTTCGCCGGACGGCAGACCCCGCACCACCCCGACCAGGTCACGCGGCTGATCCACGAGGAGCGCGCAAAGTGGGAAAAGATGTGCGCCTGGGAATTCCGCTACGACCCGGAGCTCTCCATCGCCGGCTACTGCGCCGAACGGCTTTTCGGCAGTGACCACCTGGACCTCGTGCGTGTGGTCGAATCGTTCCAGACCGGCAACGGCTCGATCTCGAACTCCCCAGGGGCGTCCGCGGGTGTGCTCCTGGAAGCCCGGCGTCGCGGGACCCGGATCGCCCCGTTGCGGCTGCGCAGGCTGACGGACTACATCGCCACGCGCCGGCCGGAGACCATCGGCTATCTCGACCACGTGCCCCACTTCGGCACCGCGTGGACGGTGATGTTCGCCGCGGAAGCCGGCCTGATCGATGCGGTCATGGCGGCCAGGACCCGCTCGATGCTAAAGGAGCTGGCGGACAGCTACGGGCTGCTGTGCCCGGTCGGGCCCGCCACCATCCCCGGAGATCCGGACACCAGCGCCTGCGCACTGACCGCCGCAGCCGCCACCGGACAGCCCGTGTTCGGCCTGCCCGCGGCCGAGCTGCTGTACGACGAGGACAAGGGCTGCTACCGCACCTACTTCTTCGAACGCGACGGGTCCGTCTCCACCAACATCCACATGGCCGGCCTGCTCGGCCTGCTCGGCGAGCACGACCGGCTGGGACCGGTGCTCAACTGGCTGCTCGACCGACTGACCGACGGCGCCGGCTACCGGTGCAAGTGGCACAGCTCCCCGGTGTACGCCCTCGGCGAGACGGCACGGGTCACGGCCAAACTGGACCACCCCACCGCCCGCCGCCTGGGCGAGGTCGCCCGTGCGCGGCTGCGGCAGCTGCAAAACGCCGACGGCGGATGGGGAGCGCGGCAATCCACCGTCGAGGAGACCGGATACGCCGTCCTCGGCCTGGCCGCCGACCCCCACGAGACGGATCACGCCCTCCTGAAAAGGGCAGCGGGATTCCTCTCA from Streptomyces albireticuli carries:
- a CDS encoding polyprenyl synthetase family protein, giving the protein MVLPLINDMRSEVMYGQYLDVTAAGRPTADVERALRIVRCKTAKYTVERPLQIGAALAGAPRAAREALSAYALPVGEAFQLRDDLLGVFGPPEVTGKPSLDDLREGKHTVLVALALQRADAHQRRVLRSLLGSPRLDEAGADRIRELLTSTGARNEVENMISTLRTQALRVLKTAPFPSGATAHLRQLTDAATARTS
- the ispH gene encoding 4-hydroxy-3-methylbut-2-enyl diphosphate reductase, producing the protein MATEVRRPEGTVVPCPAAPLLAGAGGLAGHGFRARTGPVRLLPAGTPSDFRLVTASETAVPAGGAAVVLAAGAMASAGLLRAEGPVQAVLDAWVRAVRPRRVLLASPRSLCAGVDRAIEVVGTLLERYAGTGRPVFVRKQIVHNIHVVRDLEERGAVFVEELDEVPDGAVVVFSAHGVSPQVREEASRRGLEVVDATCPLVTKVHAEARRFAARGDTVVLIGHAGHEEVEGTLGEAPGHTVLVQTPADVATLRVPDPARVSYLTQTTLALDETAEVISALEKRFPGIRGPGSDDICYATTNRQHALQAVASQADVVLVVGSANSSNSVRLAELARRGGTPAYLIDDAGDIRPEWIRDADTVGLTAGASAPQGLVDGVVAALGGLGPVTVAEHTTTTETVTFGLPAAVRAR